The Lactuca sativa cultivar Salinas chromosome 2, Lsat_Salinas_v11, whole genome shotgun sequence genome includes a window with the following:
- the LOC111894256 gene encoding molybdopterin biosynthesis protein CNX1, translating to MISVDEALGIVLDVSKRLPPVTVPIHDALGKVLAQDIRAPDPLPPYPASIKDGYAVIAADGPGEYPIITESRAGNDGLGVIVTPGTVAYVTTGGPIPDGADAVVQVEDTERVETASSEPNRVRILVKINKGVDIRPVGCDISKDAIVLKADELLGAAEIGLLATVGVLTVKVYPTPTIGVLSTGDELVEPTNESLSRGKIRDSNRAMILAAAIQQKCKVVDLGIAGDDEDEIRAVLDKALSTDNHNDIDILLTSGGVSMGDRDFVKPLLQQKGRVYFDKINMKPGKPLTFAELTTEKMKKVVAFGLPGNPVSCLVCFNLFVIPSIRNLSGWTNPRLPRVQVYLKHSIKTDNFRKEFCRAIIKWENNAGLGFPGFVAEVTGHQMSSRLLSMKSANALLELSPSGKVIPSGSLVSATLISDLSGFALGPKVLLSSDLDNLITQEGQSTTSMKVSGDYKVAILTVSDTVASGAGPDRSGPRAVSVVESCSEKLGGATVAATDVVPDEIENIREILKRWSDVDKMDLILTLGGTGFTPRDVTPEATKGVIEKETPGLLYVMMQESLKVTQFAMLSRAAAGIRGSTLIINMPGNPNAVGECMDALIPALKHALKQIKGDKREKHPRHVPHAHADSKDVWESSYQAANNHTKHDPPSSLHTCGCE from the exons ATGATTTCAGTAGACGAAGCTTTGGGGATAGTGTTGGATGTATCCAAGCGGTTGCCTCCGGTAACGGTGCCCATTCACGATGCTCTTGGCAAGGTCTTGGCACAGGACATTCGAGCTCCCGATCCTCTTCCTCCATATCCTGCTTCGATCAAG GATGGATATGCTGTAATTGCTGCAGATGGTCCTGGTGAGTATCCCATCATTACAGAATCAAGAGCAGGGAATGATGGTCTTGGTGTGATAGTGACTCCTGGAACTGTTGCGTATGTTACAACTGGAG GACCAATACCTGATGGAGCTGATGCAGTTGTGCAAGTAGAAGATACTGAACGAGTAGAAACTGCTTCATCTGAACCAAATCGAGTTCGCATTTTGGTCAAAATTAACAAAGGAGTTGATATTCGTCCTGTG GGATGTGACATAAGTAAAGATGCCATAGTACTGAAAGCTGACGAACTACTGGGTGCTGCTGAAATTGGGCTACTTGCTACTGTGGGTGTTTTGACAGTGAAG GTATATCCTACTCCAACTATTGGTGTACTTTCTACAGGAGATGAGTTGGTGGAGCCCACAAATGAGTCTTTAAGTCGTGGCAAG ATTAGGGATTCCAATCGAGCAATGATTTTGGCTGCTGCAATACAACAGAAGTGTAAAGTTGTTGACCTTGGTATTGCTGGTGATGATGAGGATGAAATTAGGGCAGTTTTGGATAAAGCACTTTCAACTGATAATCACAATGACATTGACATTCTTTTGACTTCTGGTGGTGTCTCTATGGGAGATAGAGATTTTGTCAAACCTTTACTTCAACAAAAAGGCAGAGTGTATTTCGACAAG ATCAATATGAAACCTGGAAAGCCTCTTACTTTTGCAGAACTCACAACAGAGAAGATGAAAAAAGTTGTTGCATTTGGGTTACCTGGAAATCCAGTCAGCTGTTTGGTTTGTTTCAACCTCTTTGTCATTCCATCAATTCGTAATCTTTCTGGATGGACAAATCCACGTCTTCCAAG GGTACAAGTTTACCTTAAGCACTCTATCAAGACAGATAATTTCAGAAAGGAGTTTTGTCGTGCCATTATCAAATGGGAGAATAATGCTGGATTGGGCTTTCCAGG ATTTGTGGCTGAGGTTACAGGTCATCAAATGAGTAGTCGTCTCCTAAGTATGAAGTCAGCAAATGCATTGTTGGAATTATCACCATCAGGAAAAGTAATACCTTCCGGAAGTTTGGTATCTGCAACATTAATTTCTGATTTAAGTGGGTTTGCTTTGGGGCCTAAGGTATTATTATCATCAGATTTAGATAATCTAATTACACAAGAAGGACAAAGTACGACATCAATGAAAGTAAGTGGTGATTATAAAGTTGCTATCCTCACAGTCAGTGATACTGTTGCCTCTGGAGCTGGACCTGATAGAAG TGGTCCAAGGGCAGTTTCTGTTGTTGAGTCTTGTTCTGAAAAATTAGGAGGGGCAACTGTAGCTGCAACAGATGTGGTTCCAGATGAAATAGAAAACATCAGGGAGATATTGAAGAGATGGAGTGATGTGgacaaaatggatttgattttaACTCTTG gTGGGACAGGGTTCACCCCTAGGGATGTGACACCAGAAGCAACAAAAGGTGTAATAGAAAAGGAAACCCCTGGACTTTTATATGTGATGATGCAAGAGAGCCTTAAG GTTACACAATTTGCAATGCTTTCGCGGGCTGCAGCCGGGATACGTGGATCAACACTC ATTATCAATATGCCTGGGAATCCGAATGCAGTGGGAGAGTGTATGGATGCTTTGATTCCAGCATTAAAGCATGCATTGAAGCAGATAAAGGGGGACAAAAGAGAGAAGCATCCACGTCATGTTCCTCATGCACATGCAGATTCAAAGGACGTATGGGAAAGTAGTTATCAGGCGGCTAATAATCATACCAAGCACGACCCGCCTTCTTCTTTGCACACTTGTGGATGCGAGTAA